CCTTCTCACGCAGTTCCTGTTCGAGCTCGGGGCGCTCCTTGATGTAGGCGATGGCTTTGTCCTTGCCCTGCCCGATACGCTCGTCCCCGTAGCTGTAAAACGATCCCGCCTTCTTGACGATGTCAAAGTCGCTGGCGAGCGTCACCAGGTCGGACAGCTGGTCAAACCCAGTGCCGTAGCTGAGCGTGAGCTCGACCTCTTTAAAGGGCGGCGCCACCTTGTTCTTGATCACCTTGATCTTTACGGTATTCGACACGGACTCGTTGCCGACCTTGTTGGCCTGCCCGATCTTCCGGACGTCCAGCCGCATGGTGGCGTAGAACTTCAGCGCCTTGCCGCCGGTGGTGGTTTCGGGATTGCCATACATCACGCCAATCTTCTCGCGCACCTGGTTGATGAAGATCGCGGCCGTGTCTGTCTTGCTCAGCACCCCGGCCAGTTTGCGCAGTGCTTGAGACATCAGCCGGGCCTGCAGGCCGGGCAGGCTGTCGCCCATGTCACCTTCGATTTCCGCACGGGGCGTCAGGGCGGCGACACTGTCGACCACCACGATGTCCACAGCGCCGCTGCGCACCAACAACTCCATGATCTCAAGGGCCTGTTCGCCGTTGTCCGGCTGTGAGACCAGCAGATTGTCGGTATCGACCCCCAGAGCGCGGGCGTACGAAGGATCAAGCGCGTGTTCGGCGTCGATGAAGGCCGCCGTGCCGCCCGCTTTCTGACACTGTGCAATGATCGCGAGCGCCAGAGTCGTTTTCCCGCCCGATTCGGGGCCGTAGATCTCAGTGATGCGGCCCTTGGCGATCCCGCCGATGCCCAGCGCTAGGTCAAGGCTCAAACTGCCGGTGCTGATAGCGTGAATATCGAGGCGGGTGTCGGCACCGAGCTTCATGATGGCGCCTTTGCCGAACGACTTCTCGATCTGGTTCATGGCGAGTTCCAGCGCTTTGTTCTTTTCGCCGGCGCTGCCGGAGATGCTGATACTCTTGGTGTTCTTGTCGTCTTTGCCCATGTGTGGTGTGCCCCCTGGTGTGCAGGCGTTCAGTATAGAACAAAATCATGCCTTGTGATTTTGTCAGAACAGACGTTCTCTCGAAAATGCGCATGTCTGTTGGCGGCCTCTGACAGTTGTGACCCTGATTCGCTCGGACGCCATGCCGCTCTCCGTGAACGACGCGGCATACTACAGGGTGCATGCCGCTTGATCTCCCCTCGATATTCGTGGATGAAGTTCACCCACTCAGCCGGACCGCTGCGGCCTTGGTGCAGCGGTATTACCGGAAGCACCTCTTTCCCACAGCCCCACCACCGCTGCCGAGTGGCGGTTCTGTCTCGGTGTGGTCCTGGCCGATTATTTGCTGAGTCAAGGACTGAACCGGGAAGCCTACACCCTCCGGCTGCACGCCGCCGAGATTGAAGTGTGGACGGCCGCCCGATACAACGCTTGGCGCGACAGCCTGTAGAGCGTTCCTCATTTGTGATGTGATCTCTTCAGAAGCTGGAGCGTTCTGGCAAGAGCAACGCGGGAGCGATGAAGTCCTTGGGAGCATGGCCAGTCACATCGCGCCGGTATTCCCGCCCCGATGCGTCGCACTCTCCATGCCACTGGTTGTCCGGTTGAGGTAATCGTGGCGAACCGGCGGCCCCCCGCGAAAGGCTTCGCGTTTTAGGTGCCCGAAGAGGCCACGGCGTGCAGACAATCATCGGCCCGAACTTCTCGGAAGCACCCTAGCCCTGCTACGCGACGCTCAGGGATTGATCTCGTGCGTGGGCATCGCGCGGCAGGGGTACGCGCCAACAGTCTGGATCGGGGCACTTAGGGACTTGCGGAACGCCTGTGCCGGCTAGGTGGCGTGACACAGGCCGCCAACTGACGCAATGCAGCATGCCAGTGGTCAATATCAGATGATCTGCCGCTCCAGGTCCTGCGTGTCCCGAATCTCCCACAGGAGACCTCGGTGATCAATCACGGATAACTCAAAGAATCGGATCCCCAAGACCGTCTGTACCCGGAACGGTGAGCCGCTGTCCACGCGGAGCGTGTCACCAACCTTTACGTCCTTGAGGCGGCGCACGGGAGCCCACGTCGCCTGGCGTTGCTGCAGGTGCCACGCCAGGTCGTCTAGCAGCGCCTGAAGCTCCCGTTCCAGGAGGCGCACTGGGACGCCAACGGCCACCGCAGAGCGGACGTCCGCCTGCGCTGCGGGCGGGAAGGCCGAAGCCTGTCCCTGCACCACGGCGTGCAGGGCTTGCGGCCAGTTCTGAAGGATCGCCGTGACGCTCTTGGCGCCCAGGCTCGCCAGCCAGTCGTGACCCGTGGGGGGCGATTGCCGCGCCTGGTGGGCGGCGAGTTCCAGAGCGTCCCAGAATGCCTGGTGGGCCTCGACAACCCGCCACCCATCCGGAAGGGCCCGCCGCACGGGGTACCCTTGGGGCACACGGGCCTGCAGCTGCACCATCCGCTCAGATCGCCCTACTTCGCCGGCCCACACGCGCACCCAGCGTTCCAATTCACCGGGCGGCATGGCAAACGGCTCAGCTCGGTCCGGGGCGGGCAACGGCGGCAGACTCCGGCGGCGCGCGGCCATGCGACTCAGCATGACAGCCTGCTCCAGCTCATCTTCCGCCAGAGCATCTGGGAGGGTGGCGTGGGCCAACGCGAACAGCAGCGCCGTCCGCTCATCCGGTAGGTACGCCCAGACCGTCCCATCCTGCACGTGCAGGCCAGCCAGCACTCCAGGCCCTTCTGCGGTGGCGAGCTCCTCTAGGACGCTCAGTAACTCCGTCTCCGGGTTACCCAGCGCCCAGTGAGGGCGAGCGGCGTTCAGATCCCGCTGCACCTCCTGATCGTCCAGGCGGCTCAGGGGCTCACTCAGGCTGAGCCAACTCAGGGGAGTGGCTGGAATGGGCAGCACGGTCACGCGGCCACTTGCGGCATCCAGCGCCGTGCGCAGCGCTTCCAAGCCCGCCTCCTCCAGCTGGCTGAGCAGGTCAGGCAGCGCCGCCTGGGGGATGGGGTAGCCTCGCGCGATGAGCCTGCCCGCCACGAGGTCCAGATTGAATGGGCCGGGCGCACCGGCGTGGGCGTGTAGAGCGGCGCTGTGGTGATTCCAGCTGGGGTGACCGGCAAACTGCGCGCAGAGGTCCAGCGCGTGCCCTAGCGGCACGGTGTGCCCGTGTGTGACCAGGGCGGACTTCAGCGTGTGGGCCTGCGCTTTGACGAAGGCGTGCCACAGGTGGATAGGGCGCATCTCAACTCCAGTGCGGGTGGACAGATGCGGGGGTCCTGCGTTACCCCGCGCCACCAGCAGTGAAGGTGAGAGCGCGTAGGGGGACCTCGGTCTGCAGTGCGCTGATCTTCACCATCCCCAGGGTGGGGGCAGGAAGCGGGCGATCAGCTGGCCTCACCCGTAGTGAAGCAGGCATCCCGCGGCGCTGTCAAGGGGGGATGATCGGCTGGTTGAACTTGTTGCTGTAGGGTACAGGTTTTTTCGAACTAACCCTGCTTAGTGCGAAAAACCTACTCCACCCTCACAAACCGCCGCCCCGTCCACCGGTCATACACAAACATTCCGGTCCCCTCCAGACTCCACACCTTGAAGGCGTACATCCCATCGGCTTCCCCAGACGAACTCAGAGTGTTCGTGCCCTCGACCTCCTGGGCCGCGAGCTCATTCACCCCAACGACCTGCACTTTCCAACACGCGCCATTGACGTCGGGGGTATTGAGCTGATTGAGACGGTCTGCGGCCACACCTTGATGATCACTTTCATACGTGATCTGGGCTGTGACAACCGCTTTGCCGCATTGCAGCGCTTCCAGATCATGCGGCCGTTTCCGTAAGCCGATCAAATTCGGGATCAGGACTGCGGCCAGTATCCCGATGATTGCCAGGACGGCCAGCAGTTCCAGCAGCGTGAAGCCCCGCACCCGCCGGGCAGCACGCCCAGTGCGGCGCATGCTGCCGTGTGACCTCCCCTCCATCCATGGCGTCATCGGGCGCTCAGTTGGCTTTGCCGAAGTGCGGACCGGCATCGCGGTTGTACACATACATGGCACTGCCGCGCTGCGACCACACCTTAAAGGCGTAGTTCGACCCGCTGACGCCAATGCCATTGCTGCCGCCGGTCCCGAGGCCCGCGGCCGTCACCTGCCAGTCCTCCCCCACCTGCACGCCACTGCACTGCTCGCTCACATCGGCATTGGCGAGGGTCGCCACGTTATTCGCAGCCAGTCCATTGTGTTCGCTTTCATACGTGATCTGCGCCGCCACGATGGCCTTTCCGCATTGCAGCGCGGCGACATCGTTCGGGCGCTTCTGCGCGGCGGCATAACTCGGCACGAAGATCGCGGCCAGGATGGCGATGATGGCAATCACCACCAGCAGTTCGATCAATTGACCTCCTGCGAAAGTCACGGACATGCAAGCATGGCGTTGTACAGACCTGCCAAGAGGCTCAGTCGGAGCTGGAAGCGTCGACGGCGATGCCGGTAGACGCTGGACAGGCAGCGAAAGATTTTCAGGCAGCGAATCACATGTTCAACAAGAAGACGCACCTGGGATAAGGCTCGGTTGTCTTGTTTCTGAGCCGGGGTCAACGGGTGCTTTTTGGTGGCTTTCTTCGGTGTGCGAGCACACGAGTGTGCTCGCTGAATGCCCTGATATCCAGCATCGGCGATCAGCTCTGTTTCCGGATGCAGCTTCGTTTTGGTCGCTCGGAAGAGCGTCAGGTCATGGGTCGCCCCTTTGCCAACACCCAGGCAGAGAATGGCGCAGGTGATGGGATGCACCATCACCTGCGCCTTCATCGTGTGGCGTTTTTTCTTGCCGCTGTACCAAGCCCGCTGCTTTTTTTGGGCCGTTCACACGGGATTTCACTCACATCCACCAGTACGGCCTTCAAGACCTGCGTCTCGCTGACCAGCGAGTGTTTCCCCGGCAAGGCAAACCGTCCACTGGCCAACAGCACGTCTTCGACCCGTTCCACCGCGCGCTGCGCGGTGGTTTCATGCACGCCCCAGTCCTGACCCAGGTGAAAGTAAGTCCGGTATTCCCGCCAGAATTCCAGGGCCAGCATCAATTGTTCCCCTAACTCCAGGGCTGCCGGGCGGCCTGGCTTCTTTTTTGTCGCTGCCCACAGTTCCAGGGCCTCTTCCATCTCCAGGTAGGTTTCGGGATACACCCCGGTTCGGCGGCGGAAACTCGTTCTGTTGAGGGCCGTGATCTGCTGAAATCGAGCGTGTGCCATTACTGCTGAACATACCGTCCCACTTTCGCAGGAGGTCTAATGTAAAGCCTTGCGTTCGGTGCGTGTTCTTCATACGGTCTCCTCAGTTCTGCTTGACGAATTTGACGTTGTTGTCGCGGTTGTACGCATAGATCGCCGAGCCATTGTTGGACCACACCCGGAAGGCGTAATTCGTTCCGCCCACCGCGATGTTGTTGTTGCCCGCGCTGCCCTGGGTGATGGTGGGGCCGTCCTGAATCAGCTGGATGTTCTGACACTGCTCCACCGCATCGGCGTTGCCGAGTTGCGCCAGGCTGCCAGCGGGGACGCCGTTGTGTTCGGCCATATAGGTGATCTGCCCGGCCACGATGGCCTTGCCACATTGCAGCGCGGCCACGTCGTTGGGGCATTTCTGTGCTGCGGCATAGCTCGGAACGAAGATGGCGGCGATGATGGCGATGACCACCAGCAGTTCGATGAGGGTGAAGCCCTGCACGCGGGGCGTGGGCAGGGAACGGCGGGGTGAGGGAAGGCACTTCATGCAGGCTCCTTGGGGTCGTGGCTGCGTGGGGTCAATTCCAGTGGACGGGGTTGATTTTCTGGTCGATACGACTCTGGTTGACTTCGTAGAGGTTGCTGCCCTGCGGACTCCAGGCGAGGGACAGCAGGTGGCCCTGGCCGTCGTTGTTGATGATTCCGTCGCCGGTGGCGCTGACGTTCAGGCCGGAGGAGTCGAAGTGATGCACCTGGATGCCGCTGCACTGTTCGGTCACGTCGGTGTTGTTCAGCGCGGTGAGCGTGCCGGCGTAGGTGCCGTTATGGTCGCCCGCATAGCTGATTTCGGCGCCGGTAATGGCGTTGATGCATTGCAACGCGGCGACATCACGAGGTTTTTCTGGGCGGCGGCGTAGCTGGGCACGAAGATCGCCGCGAGAATGGCGATGATCGCGATGACCACCAGGAGCTCGATCAGCGTGAAGCCTTGGGTGTGTCGGGGGTGGGTCATACTCTCCTTAAAGCGGGTTCCAACAGGCGGATGTGTGCAGCGGTGCAGGCGGGCTGAGGCGCAGTCGCGCGCGGCAGCGTGGCGGTGGGGGCGAGCGCGGGTTGGTCGTGGGCATACACCCTCCTTGACGGGTTTGGGGCTTGACAGCGCCATGTCTCGAGTGTCTGTGCAATCAAGGTGACGTTTTTCAAGCGGCCGTCTTCAGGTGCGCAGGAGTGCTTCGAGCAAGCTGAAGCGCACGGGTGCGCCGGTCAGCGCGGCGGTATTCCACGCTTGGCGGTGTCCGGCGGCGATCAGCTGCCGTTTCGCGCGGGTCACGGCGGTGTAGGCGAGTTGGCGCGACAGCAGGCGGTGGTGCTCGTCGCTCAGCACCACCAGCACGCGCTCCCACTCGCTGCCCTGTGCGCGGTGAATCGTCAGCGCGTAGGCCAAGCTGAGCTGCAACTGTGCATCCGCCCCCAGGAGATGGACGGTGTCATCGAACAGGCATTCCAGCTGCTCTCCCACACGCAGGACCCGGCCCGTCATGCCGTTCATCAGTCCGGTCCTGTGGTCGTTTCGGGTGACCAGCACGGGATCGCCCACTCGAAACGGACCGGTGCCGGGATTGAGGGCGGCCTGCAGGGCGAGATTGAGGGCATCCACTCCGAGGGGGCCAGCGCGTCCAGCGGTGAGTAGGATCGGTGGACCGCTTTCCTGTACGTGGGCCTGCATCAACTGCATGACGGCTTCCGTCGTCGTCGTTTCGTGGAAGGGAATGCCGGTGTCGCGGGGACGCTCGCCGCTGATCAGCAGCCGGGCGAGCGTGAGGATCGGACTGTCCTGCGCCTGCCGGTGGGTGCGGGTCAGTCGTGCGGTCGGCACCGTGCGAATCAGCGCCGCCAACGGATGCCCGGGGTCAATCGGCGGCAACTGATCCTCGTCGCCCACCAGAGTGACCCGGCACCCGGTGGGCGCACTTCGCAGCAAGGCCCCGAGCAGGGCATTGCTGGCCATGCTCACTTCATCGACCACTACCGCCTGCGTCTGCAGCAGACCGGTCTCGAACTTGTGACCGTCGTAGCCGAGCAGTCGGTGGAGCGTGGTGGCGAAGCGGCCGGTACTCTGCTGCATGCGGCTGGCTGCTTTTCCCGTTGGCGCACACAGGATCGTCGTGAGCCCAGCGGTGTCGAGGGTATCCAGCAGCGCTTTGAGGGTGGTTGTTTTGCCGGTTACGGGGCCGCCGGTGGTGACGCACAGGGCGGTGGTGCAGGCGAGCTGGACGGCCGCTTGAGGCGACAGGCGTCCTCGCCGGTGGCGGTGCGCCAGGTGCGTTCGACCACGCCGTGCACCTGCGTTGGGGTGGCGGTCATAGCTGGAGCATGCCTGCAATCAAGGTGACGCACGGTCAGGGCGTCACCTTGATTGCATCGACGCTGA
The nucleotide sequence above comes from Deinococcus ruber. Encoded proteins:
- a CDS encoding transposase family protein, coding for MKAQVMVHPITCAILCLGVGKGATHDLTLFRATKTKLHPETELIADAGYQGIQRAHSCARTPKKATKKHPLTPAQKQDNRALSQVRLLVEHVIRCLKIFRCLSSVYRHRRRRFQLRLSLLAGLYNAMLACP
- a CDS encoding type IV pilin protein; the encoded protein is MKCLPSPRRSLPTPRVQGFTLIELLVVIAIIAAIFVPSYAAAQKCPNDVAALQCGKAIVAGQITYMAEHNGVPAGSLAQLGNADAVEQCQNIQLIQDGPTITQGSAGNNNIAVGGTNYAFRVWSNNGSAIYAYNRDNNVKFVKQN
- a CDS encoding helix-turn-helix domain-containing protein, whose amino-acid sequence is MEEALELWAATKKKPGRPAALELGEQLMLALEFWREYRTYFHLGQDWGVHETTAQRAVERVEDVLLASGRFALPGKHSLVSETQVLKAVLVDVSEIPCERPKKSSGLGTAARKNATR
- a CDS encoding pilus assembly protein PilA; protein product: MSVTFAGGQLIELLVVIAIIAILAAIFVPSYAAAQKRPNDVAALQCGKAIVAAQITYESEHNGLAANNVATLANADVSEQCSGVQVGEDWQVTAAGLGTGGSNGIGVSGSNYAFKVWSQRGSAMYVYNRDAGPHFGKAN
- a CDS encoding ATP-dependent DNA helicase, with the protein product MCVTTGGPVTGKTTTLKALLDTLDTAGLTTILCAPTGKAASRMQQSTGRFATTLHRLLGYDGHKFETGLLQTQAVVVDEVSMASNALLGALLRSAPTGCRVTLVGDEDQLPPIDPGHPLAALIRTVPTARLTRTHRQAQDSPILTLARLLISGERPRDTGIPFHETTTTEAVMQLMQAHVQESGPPILLTAGRAGPLGVDALNLALQAALNPGTGPFRVGDPVLVTRNDHRTGLMNGMTGRVLRVGEQLECLFDDTVHLLGADAQLQLSLAYALTIHRAQGSEWERVLVVLSDEHHRLLSRQLAYTAVTRAKRQLIAAGHRQAWNTAALTGAPVRFSLLEALLRT
- a CDS encoding type II secretion system protein produces the protein MRRTGRAARRVRGFTLLELLAVLAIIGILAAVLIPNLIGLRKRPHDLEALQCGKAVVTAQITYESDHQGVAADRLNQLNTPDVNGACWKVQVVGVNELAAQEVEGTNTLSSSGEADGMYAFKVWSLEGTGMFVYDRWTGRRFVRVE
- a CDS encoding prepilin-type N-terminal cleavage/methylation domain-containing protein, which encodes MALSSPKPVKEGVCPRPTRARPHRHAAARDCASARLHRCTHPPVGTRFKESMTHPRHTQGFTLIELLVVIAIIAILAAIFVPSYAAAQKNLVMSPRCNASTPLPAPKSAMRATITAPTPARSPR
- the recA gene encoding recombinase RecA translates to MGKDDKNTKSISISGSAGEKNKALELAMNQIEKSFGKGAIMKLGADTRLDIHAISTGSLSLDLALGIGGIAKGRITEIYGPESGGKTTLALAIIAQCQKAGGTAAFIDAEHALDPSYARALGVDTDNLLVSQPDNGEQALEIMELLVRSGAVDIVVVDSVAALTPRAEIEGDMGDSLPGLQARLMSQALRKLAGVLSKTDTAAIFINQVREKIGVMYGNPETTTGGKALKFYATMRLDVRKIGQANKVGNESVSNTVKIKVIKNKVAPPFKEVELTLSYGTGFDQLSDLVTLASDFDIVKKAGSFYSYGDERIGQGKDKAIAYIKERPELEQELREKVTLHILSNQGAAAAATAGEPPLDAAVN